Proteins from a single region of Ignavibacteria bacterium:
- a CDS encoding S9 family peptidase, whose translation MKIVSKLNRPLLVFFIFTHMLFAQGKRVFTPLDSNFREVINIHQGKHLTRLTAEDLWNMKRLSSLTISPDGKFGCFVVTEYNIKDNKGNSDLWLIDLKTYQTKKLTTNLGSDGSPTWHPNSKSIAFISKREGDYSQLYTIPIDGGEASLLAEMPMGISSPKYFQDGKKIAFVSQILPEHENDFSQWDAFANAMKKAIKEKKENKMTAKVTENRFYRYWDGWLTDGYVSRIFVYDIEKKEKVDVTKGSTRIFNFDGGITYSISPDGKWISYSANNTQLPYDELNSDVFLIGLDGSSSEINITSKNPQEDGSPVFSNDSKFLFYGMQNDPDYSADNVKLVKYDITNRTEKVLTTNYDYSFGDFKESKDGSSMFMLSDVHARSAIFSLDLKSNKLDKLYNEGGIISLNHANEKLYFLKNNLASPTDIFEFDLKTKKLKQISDFNRTLLDQIEFGKYENLYFEGADNQEVQMFLLYPPNFDASKKYPLVHLIHGGPHGTFGDDFHPRWNAQLFASPGYVVAMVNFHGSTSFGNKFGKSIVGAHGDKPFTDIMKATDYLIKKYSFIDGSKLGAAGGSYGGYLVNWIAGHTDRFNALISHAGVYNLMGQFASDLTHERVKNYDGAPWEGKYENINRYSPAHFAHNFKTPMLVIHGEKDYRVVITQGLEIYGVLKGKGVDARLIYYPNENHWILTPQNSIYWYKEVHDWFARYLLEKEE comes from the coding sequence ATGAAAATTGTATCAAAACTAAATCGACCATTACTTGTTTTTTTTATTTTTACACATATGCTCTTTGCCCAGGGGAAAAGAGTTTTTACCCCGTTAGATAGTAACTTCCGCGAGGTAATAAATATCCACCAGGGTAAACATCTAACGAGGCTTACCGCTGAAGATTTGTGGAATATGAAAAGATTATCTTCTCTTACAATCTCACCCGACGGGAAATTCGGATGTTTTGTTGTAACTGAATATAACATTAAAGATAATAAGGGAAACAGCGATCTTTGGCTGATAGATCTTAAAACGTATCAGACGAAGAAACTTACGACTAATCTTGGTTCTGACGGTTCTCCAACTTGGCATCCGAATAGTAAAAGCATTGCATTCATTTCGAAAAGGGAAGGGGATTATTCTCAGCTTTACACTATACCGATTGACGGAGGTGAAGCATCGCTACTTGCAGAAATGCCAATGGGAATATCTTCTCCAAAATATTTCCAAGATGGAAAGAAAATTGCATTCGTTTCTCAAATTCTACCGGAACATGAAAACGATTTTTCCCAATGGGATGCATTCGCAAATGCAATGAAAAAAGCAATCAAAGAAAAAAAAGAAAATAAGATGACAGCCAAAGTAACGGAGAATCGATTTTATCGATATTGGGATGGCTGGCTAACAGATGGATATGTATCGCGAATTTTTGTTTATGACATCGAGAAAAAGGAAAAAGTGGACGTAACTAAAGGTTCTACAAGAATTTTCAATTTTGATGGTGGAATTACTTATTCAATTTCTCCCGATGGGAAATGGATCAGTTATTCAGCCAATAACACTCAACTCCCTTATGACGAACTCAATTCAGATGTCTTTCTAATCGGGTTGGACGGTTCCTCTTCAGAGATCAATATAACTTCAAAGAATCCGCAGGAAGATGGCTCTCCAGTTTTTTCAAACGACAGCAAATTTTTATTCTATGGAATGCAAAACGATCCGGATTACTCCGCGGATAATGTGAAACTCGTTAAATATGATATTACAAATCGGACTGAAAAAGTGCTGACGACTAATTATGATTATTCTTTTGGCGACTTTAAAGAGAGCAAGGACGGATCATCTATGTTTATGCTGTCAGATGTTCATGCTCGTTCTGCAATATTTAGTTTAGATTTAAAATCAAATAAACTCGATAAACTTTATAACGAAGGGGGAATCATCTCACTTAATCATGCAAATGAAAAATTGTATTTTCTCAAAAACAATTTAGCATCGCCTACAGATATTTTTGAATTTGATTTGAAAACTAAGAAGCTAAAACAAATTAGCGACTTTAATAGAACATTATTGGATCAGATCGAATTTGGCAAGTATGAAAATCTTTATTTTGAAGGGGCTGATAATCAAGAAGTCCAAATGTTTCTGCTTTATCCTCCGAATTTTGATGCGAGTAAAAAATACCCATTAGTTCATTTGATTCATGGAGGTCCACACGGAACATTCGGAGATGATTTTCACCCGCGCTGGAATGCACAGCTTTTTGCTTCGCCTGGTTATGTAGTTGCAATGGTGAACTTTCACGGATCAACAAGCTTTGGAAATAAATTTGGTAAATCGATTGTTGGTGCACACGGAGACAAACCTTTTACAGACATAATGAAAGCAACAGATTATTTAATAAAAAAATATTCGTTCATAGATGGTTCAAAGCTTGGAGCTGCAGGAGGAAGCTATGGCGGCTATCTTGTTAATTGGATTGCAGGACATACAGATCGTTTTAATGCTTTGATCAGCCACGCAGGAGTTTATAATCTGATGGGGCAATTTGCTTCAGACCTGACTCATGAGCGAGTAAAAAATTATGACGGTGCACCTTGGGAAGGGAAATATGAAAATATTAATCGATACAGTCCGGCTCATTTTGCGCATAATTTCAAAACTCCGATGCTCGTAATTCACGGCGAGAAAGATTATCGGGTTGTTATTACTCAAGGATTGGAAATTTACGGCGTGCTCAAAGGAAAGGGTGTGGATGCACGCTTAATTTATTATCCAAATGAAAATCACTGGATATTAACACCGCAAAATTCCATTTACTGGTACAAAGAAGTACACGATTGGTTTGCGAGATACTTATTAGAAAAGGAGGAGTAA
- a CDS encoding universal stress protein, translating to MKKNFKIRKILVPTDFSDMSAQAFGYAEEIASQYDGEIHLLHVLEKTPPILTIRSLDLKTEKIQKTIEDDARTLLKKFAEKFNSSEKVKEVLLRGNDFETITSYAKEKKIDLIVIATHGRTGLLHTLLGSVAEKVIRYAKCPVLVITPSKDGK from the coding sequence ATGAAGAAAAATTTTAAGATTAGGAAGATATTAGTTCCTACTGATTTTAGTGATATGTCTGCGCAAGCTTTTGGTTATGCCGAAGAAATTGCAAGCCAATACGATGGTGAAATTCATTTACTTCATGTACTTGAAAAAACACCCCCGATTCTTACAATTCGTTCGCTTGATTTGAAAACCGAAAAAATCCAAAAAACGATCGAAGATGACGCTCGGACATTATTGAAAAAATTCGCGGAAAAATTTAACAGCTCAGAAAAAGTGAAAGAAGTTTTATTACGTGGGAACGATTTTGAAACCATAACATCTTACGCAAAAGAAAAAAAGATAGATCTGATTGTAATCGCTACTCACGGAAGAACAGGATTATTGCATACACTTCTTGGAAGTGTTGCAGAAAAAGTAATTCGATATGCAAAGTGTCCTGTTCTGGTTATCACTCCCAGTAAGGATGGAAAATAA
- the rpsU gene encoding 30S ribosomal protein S21 yields MVGISINETESLDRALRRFKKKYERSGVLKEFKKRTFFTKPSIKKRMKKAKAIRRMQRIVLEEMV; encoded by the coding sequence TTGGTCGGAATTTCAATTAACGAAACTGAATCGCTCGATAGAGCATTAAGAAGATTTAAGAAAAAATACGAAAGATCCGGAGTCCTCAAAGAATTCAAGAAGAGGACATTCTTCACCAAACCATCCATAAAAAAGAGAATGAAAAAGGCAAAGGCGATCCGCAGAATGCAGCGAATTGTCCTTGAAGAGATGGTATAA
- a CDS encoding sigma-70 family RNA polymerase sigma factor has protein sequence MQKSQTEIKKSLQESSSKIDKNFLKEAIPHMDALYNFALKMTRDPDDANDLLQEAYLKAYRFFDKFEIGTNCKAWLFRIMKNSYINIYRKNTREPDKVDYGEIEEFYETIKSDHASDNDLESEIFNNVLDDEVMNAVQSLPDDFRTVILLCDIEGLTYEEIAEFVDCPIGTVRSRLHRARKMLAVKLNDYAISKGYEPIKE, from the coding sequence ATGCAGAAATCCCAAACTGAAATAAAAAAATCACTTCAAGAGTCATCAAGTAAAATTGATAAGAATTTCTTAAAAGAAGCCATTCCGCACATGGATGCCTTATACAATTTTGCCCTGAAGATGACACGTGATCCAGATGATGCAAACGATCTTCTGCAGGAAGCCTATCTTAAAGCATATCGCTTCTTCGATAAATTTGAAATCGGAACTAATTGCAAAGCATGGTTGTTCCGTATAATGAAAAATTCATACATAAACATATATCGGAAAAACACTAGAGAGCCCGATAAAGTTGATTATGGTGAGATCGAAGAATTTTATGAAACAATAAAATCAGATCATGCCTCCGACAATGATCTCGAAAGTGAGATCTTTAATAATGTTTTGGATGATGAAGTAATGAATGCAGTTCAGTCCCTGCCTGATGACTTCCGAACTGTAATATTACTTTGTGACATTGAGGGTTTAACATATGAGGAGATCGCGGAATTCGTCGATTGTCCAATCGGAACTGTCCGCTCCCGATTACATCGAGCGAGAAAAATGCTGGCTGTGAAATTAAATGATTATGCTATTAGTAAAGGTTATGAACCAATCAAAGAATGA
- a CDS encoding SDR family oxidoreductase encodes MKKALVTGGAKRLGKYLSLFLSTIGYDVAITYHSSASSVAFIKKQVEANGMSFKSYKTNLNSYLEIEKLFINYKKDWEKIDLLINNAGVFPEAGFKSIKEELWDNTFAVNLKSVFFLSQKFSSIMNNDGTIVNISSIGGFEVWKDRILYNTSKAAQIALTRSLARELAPKIRVNSVAPGTIEMEDEKNLKAILGKNKIPLKRYGSPQEICETINFIIKNKYLTGVTIPVEGGKLLT; translated from the coding sequence ATGAAAAAGGCCCTTGTTACTGGAGGTGCAAAGCGACTTGGAAAGTACCTTTCGCTTTTTCTCTCGACTATTGGTTACGATGTTGCAATAACATATCACTCCTCAGCTTCGAGTGTTGCTTTTATAAAGAAACAAGTTGAAGCGAATGGCATGTCGTTTAAATCATACAAGACAAACCTTAATTCATACTTAGAGATAGAAAAACTTTTCATTAATTACAAAAAAGATTGGGAAAAAATTGACCTGCTTATTAATAATGCGGGCGTATTTCCTGAAGCGGGATTTAAGTCGATTAAGGAAGAATTATGGGATAATACTTTCGCAGTTAATTTAAAATCAGTTTTTTTTCTTAGTCAGAAATTTTCTTCAATCATGAATAATGATGGAACTATTGTCAACATTTCATCTATTGGTGGATTTGAAGTTTGGAAGGATCGTATTTTATATAATACTTCTAAAGCTGCACAAATCGCATTGACGCGTTCGCTTGCGAGAGAACTTGCGCCAAAAATTAGAGTGAATTCCGTTGCTCCCGGTACAATTGAGATGGAAGATGAAAAGAACCTCAAAGCAATTTTAGGGAAAAACAAAATTCCGCTCAAACGTTATGGTTCACCTCAAGAAATTTGTGAAACAATTAATTTTATAATCAAGAATAAATATTTAACTGGAGTTACAATCCCCGTTGAAGGAGGAAAACTTCTTACTTAG
- the secG gene encoding preprotein translocase subunit SecG, translated as MYSILMTVGLVVAFILMVVVLMQSSKGGGLAGTFGRVGEMGTMFGVRRTADFLSKATWWLAGILAVLCLVVNLAFLPSSSQQRMRESIIQRGGQQSLPQKPFVPQTQQPAQPPQQTPPQQ; from the coding sequence ATGTATTCGATTTTAATGACAGTCGGTTTAGTAGTTGCGTTCATATTGATGGTGGTAGTTCTCATGCAATCAAGTAAGGGCGGCGGATTAGCCGGAACGTTCGGCAGAGTTGGCGAAATGGGAACAATGTTCGGTGTAAGAAGAACTGCAGATTTCTTATCAAAAGCCACATGGTGGTTAGCCGGAATTTTAGCAGTTCTCTGTTTGGTTGTTAATCTAGCTTTTTTGCCATCTTCATCGCAACAAAGAATGCGTGAAAGTATTATTCAAAGAGGAGGTCAGCAATCTTTACCTCAAAAACCTTTTGTACCCCAGACTCAACAGCCTGCTCAACCTCCACAGCAAACTCCCCCACAGCAATAG
- a CDS encoding TIGR00730 family Rossman fold protein, whose product MPNKAYKNLDFLNSPDARIIRILAEFLEPQARFRKDNITDTIVFFGSARFTDRKTATKMYNDVKKLDPKHEKNFVDKLKSAQVALEMSKYYEDAVTLSKMITEWANSLPTNGRRFVVCTGGGPGVMEAANKGAKLGKGKSMGLNISIPMEQFVNKYVSKELGFEFHYFFMRKFWLVYLAKALIIFPGGFGTFDELMEVLTLLQTGKLNKKMSVIIYGSSYWKKAINLQHLIDHGVIDKKDLNYFKFCDTPKDAFQELKTFLTNNYL is encoded by the coding sequence ATGCCGAATAAAGCTTACAAAAATTTAGACTTTTTAAATTCACCCGATGCAAGAATTATTAGAATACTAGCGGAATTTTTAGAACCTCAGGCAAGATTCAGAAAAGACAATATTACTGATACAATTGTTTTTTTTGGCTCTGCCAGATTTACTGATAGAAAAACAGCCACTAAGATGTACAATGATGTCAAAAAACTTGATCCAAAACATGAGAAAAATTTCGTTGACAAACTAAAATCTGCCCAAGTCGCTTTGGAGATGTCGAAGTATTACGAAGATGCAGTCACTCTTTCAAAAATGATAACCGAATGGGCAAATTCTCTACCAACAAACGGAAGACGTTTTGTTGTTTGTACTGGAGGTGGTCCTGGTGTGATGGAAGCCGCAAACAAGGGGGCAAAACTTGGTAAAGGAAAATCAATGGGATTGAATATATCCATCCCGATGGAACAGTTTGTAAATAAGTATGTTTCCAAAGAACTCGGTTTCGAGTTTCACTATTTCTTTATGAGAAAATTTTGGCTTGTTTATCTTGCAAAGGCATTAATAATCTTTCCGGGAGGATTTGGCACATTCGATGAATTGATGGAAGTGCTAACTCTTCTACAAACTGGCAAACTGAATAAAAAAATGTCTGTGATAATTTATGGATCGAGCTATTGGAAAAAAGCGATCAACCTCCAGCATTTGATTGATCATGGAGTGATCGACAAAAAGGATTTAAATTATTTTAAGTTCTGCGATACCCCAAAGGATGCATTCCAAGAACTTAAAACTTTTTTAACGAATAACTATTTGTAA
- a CDS encoding DUF2461 domain-containing protein, whose amino-acid sequence MKTKNTANDFPQVTIDFLTRLSRNNNREWFESHRQEFEMHFLEPAQKFVLEMGSKLQDIAPQINAIPKIDQSIFRIHRDVRFSKDKAPYKTNLGIYFWEGTRKKMDSSGFYFHIEPKLFFIGVGMYMLSKEDLKKFRDAVADQRKGKELHTIVTKLTKNKKFKLGGESYKKIPKGYPDNLPRSKYLLHSGLYLYYEDDHSKLLKSNPVSFTFKIFKDMLPLHNWFVKNI is encoded by the coding sequence ATGAAAACAAAAAATACAGCAAACGATTTTCCACAAGTAACAATAGATTTTTTAACAAGACTTTCTCGAAACAACAACCGCGAATGGTTCGAAAGTCATCGACAAGAATTTGAGATGCATTTTCTTGAACCTGCACAGAAATTTGTTCTGGAAATGGGCTCGAAATTGCAGGATATAGCCCCACAAATAAATGCAATTCCAAAAATTGATCAATCAATCTTTCGAATTCACAGAGACGTTCGGTTCAGCAAAGACAAAGCTCCTTACAAGACAAATCTCGGGATCTATTTTTGGGAAGGCACGCGAAAGAAAATGGACAGCTCCGGATTTTACTTCCACATTGAACCAAAGCTCTTCTTCATTGGGGTCGGAATGTATATGTTATCAAAAGAAGATTTGAAAAAGTTTCGCGATGCAGTTGCTGACCAAAGAAAAGGCAAAGAACTTCACACAATTGTTACTAAGCTGACAAAAAATAAAAAATTTAAGCTGGGCGGAGAATCATACAAAAAAATTCCAAAAGGTTATCCAGATAACCTACCTCGATCAAAATACCTTTTACACAGCGGTTTGTATTTATATTATGAAGATGATCATTCCAAATTATTAAAAAGTAATCCCGTAAGTTTTACTTTTAAGATTTTTAAGGACATGCTGCCGCTGCATAATTGGTTTGTTAAAAATATCTGA
- a CDS encoding DUF4159 domain-containing protein — protein MKYLFLFTLVLVFYTAPQLQDSHFFQIARLKYNGGGDWYNDPTSEVNLLKYISKEIGLKTKPEYVFVDVGSEKIFSFPFLFITGHGNISFSNSEAKRLRKYLENGGFLYADDDYGMDQSFRREMKKVFPDQQLVEIPFSHPIYNSAFKFSNGLPKIHEHDNNPPQGFGYFLNGRLCVFYTYECNLGDGWADAELYNDPPQKREAALRMGTNIVIYSLTN, from the coding sequence ATGAAATATTTGTTTTTATTTACTTTAGTTTTAGTTTTTTATACAGCGCCTCAGCTGCAGGATTCTCATTTTTTTCAAATTGCGCGATTGAAATACAATGGTGGAGGAGATTGGTACAATGATCCAACTTCGGAAGTTAATTTATTAAAATATATTTCAAAAGAAATTGGATTAAAAACAAAACCAGAATATGTATTCGTTGATGTTGGAAGTGAAAAAATTTTTAGTTTTCCTTTTCTTTTTATCACAGGGCATGGAAACATTTCATTTTCGAATTCTGAAGCAAAGCGTCTCCGTAAGTATTTGGAGAATGGCGGATTTCTTTATGCAGATGATGATTATGGAATGGATCAATCATTCAGACGTGAAATGAAGAAAGTTTTTCCTGATCAGCAATTAGTTGAAATTCCTTTTTCACATCCAATTTACAACTCAGCATTTAAGTTTAGTAATGGTCTGCCAAAGATTCACGAGCACGATAATAATCCACCGCAAGGATTTGGTTATTTCTTGAATGGGAGACTTTGTGTTTTTTATACATATGAATGTAATCTGGGAGATGGATGGGCTGATGCTGAACTTTACAATGACCCGCCGCAAAAAAGAGAAGCCGCACTGCGAATGGGAACGAACATAGTGATTTACTCGTTGACAAATTAA
- the dacB gene encoding D-alanyl-D-alanine carboxypeptidase/D-alanyl-D-alanine-endopeptidase yields MKIFKLITLLCILLVFGSAAAQNLQDRIQQILSSTRTNTDEYGIAIFSTNQNKFLFENNSEATLLPASTTKLYTTATAILFLGDEYTVNTEILTDDVNLTDNSIDGNIFLKGFGDPTFTIPNLQKMVSEIMAQGIKRISGNIIVDDSFFDEILFREEWIEDENRNVPLPAICATTIDKNSITLSLRGNSRTNRKPTVSIFPNLDYFTVVNSAKTTGRRTRIGTVVQQMQSGEKITVTGTIPRNRSSSIKVHIKNPPLFIGNLLKNLLIQGGIEFTGKILTRTSPEVLNLLVSNETPLISLISEINKRSDNFIAEHLFKIIGANYSEGSGGAFDATQAIFTFLKSTNLFEEEMSILDGSGISRNNQFSMKALVRLLTHMYFTKDDFEQFFNSLSIAGVDGTMGSRLVGTSAANNCRAKTGTLRGVTATAGYVTSKDNDLMIFAMNFNSFKRSASYYRDIMDNIISLLSETEISQRN; encoded by the coding sequence ATGAAGATATTCAAATTAATAACACTTCTATGCATTTTACTTGTCTTTGGTTCTGCAGCTGCTCAAAATCTACAAGATCGAATTCAGCAGATATTAAGTTCTACTCGGACAAATACCGACGAATATGGAATAGCCATATTTTCAACTAATCAAAATAAATTTCTTTTTGAAAACAACTCAGAAGCAACGCTTCTTCCGGCTTCAACAACAAAACTCTATACCACAGCAACTGCAATCCTCTTCCTTGGAGATGAGTATACAGTTAATACAGAGATACTGACTGACGACGTGAATTTAACTGACAATTCGATTGATGGAAATATTTTCTTAAAGGGATTTGGAGACCCAACCTTTACGATTCCAAACTTGCAGAAGATGGTCAGTGAAATTATGGCACAAGGTATAAAAAGAATTAGCGGTAATATTATTGTGGATGATTCTTTTTTCGATGAAATCTTGTTCCGGGAAGAATGGATTGAAGATGAAAACCGAAATGTTCCACTCCCAGCTATTTGCGCTACAACTATTGACAAAAATTCTATTACGTTGAGCCTAAGAGGGAATTCACGAACGAATAGAAAACCGACAGTTTCCATTTTTCCAAATTTGGATTATTTCACAGTGGTTAATTCAGCAAAAACCACCGGGAGACGTACTCGAATCGGAACTGTTGTTCAACAGATGCAGAGCGGTGAAAAAATAACTGTTACAGGTACTATTCCGCGCAATCGATCTTCTTCAATTAAAGTCCACATTAAAAATCCACCACTCTTTATTGGTAATTTGCTTAAAAACCTTTTAATACAAGGTGGAATTGAATTCACCGGAAAAATCCTAACTCGAACTTCTCCAGAAGTTTTAAATCTTCTTGTCTCGAATGAAACTCCACTCATAAGTTTAATATCGGAGATTAATAAACGGAGTGATAATTTCATAGCCGAGCATTTGTTCAAAATTATTGGTGCTAATTATTCCGAAGGCTCAGGAGGTGCATTCGATGCCACTCAGGCGATTTTCACATTTCTTAAATCAACTAATTTGTTCGAAGAAGAGATGAGCATTTTGGATGGATCAGGCATCTCGAGGAACAATCAGTTTTCCATGAAAGCACTTGTCCGGCTTTTAACTCATATGTATTTCACTAAGGATGATTTCGAACAATTCTTCAATTCACTCTCAATTGCGGGAGTGGATGGTACAATGGGAAGCAGACTGGTTGGAACTTCAGCCGCAAATAATTGCCGTGCGAAAACTGGAACACTTAGAGGAGTGACAGCTACTGCCGGCTATGTAACATCAAAAGATAATGACTTAATGATTTTTGCAATGAACTTTAATTCTTTCAAAAGATCTGCAAGTTACTATAGAGATATAATGGATAATATAATCAGCCTGCTGTCTGAAACTGAAATTTCACAACGAAATTAA